The following proteins are encoded in a genomic region of Mycolicibacterium rutilum:
- a CDS encoding GlxA family transcriptional regulator: MHRVAVLLLPPVVGFDATIPALMFDSATDADGAPLYDVVTCALSPEPVAATTGFAVVAQAGPETLATADTVVIPGTRYAPARHEGVLEPAVASALATIRPGTRIVSICTGAFVLAAAGLLDGRPATTHWKHADHLRALHPRVQVDENVLFVDGGDVLTSAGLAAGIDLCLHIIRSDHGTQVANAVAKYCVVPPWREGGQAQFIERQVAEPDHYSTAATREWALRHLDEDLTIERLARHAQMSPRTFIRRFREETGQAPGAWVRNRRLDHARELLESHQLPVDEVARRSGLGTGANLRHHLRRGVGMSPSSYRKVYQGI, translated from the coding sequence GTGCACCGAGTCGCCGTCCTGCTGCTGCCGCCCGTCGTCGGATTCGACGCGACGATCCCGGCGCTGATGTTCGACAGCGCCACCGATGCCGACGGCGCACCGCTCTACGACGTCGTCACCTGCGCGCTGAGCCCCGAACCGGTCGCCGCGACCACCGGGTTCGCCGTCGTCGCGCAGGCCGGCCCCGAGACGCTGGCCACCGCCGACACCGTGGTGATCCCGGGGACCCGCTACGCCCCCGCCCGCCACGAGGGAGTGCTGGAACCCGCGGTGGCGTCCGCGCTGGCGACGATCCGCCCCGGCACGCGGATCGTGTCGATCTGTACGGGCGCGTTCGTGCTGGCGGCCGCCGGCCTGCTCGACGGCAGACCCGCGACCACGCACTGGAAACATGCCGACCACCTGCGGGCGCTGCATCCGCGCGTGCAGGTCGACGAGAACGTGTTGTTCGTCGATGGCGGTGACGTGCTCACGTCGGCGGGTCTGGCCGCCGGAATAGACCTGTGCCTGCACATCATTCGCTCTGACCACGGCACCCAGGTAGCCAACGCCGTCGCCAAATACTGCGTGGTGCCGCCGTGGCGCGAAGGCGGTCAGGCCCAGTTCATCGAACGTCAGGTGGCCGAGCCGGACCACTACTCGACGGCCGCGACCCGCGAGTGGGCGCTGCGCCATCTCGACGAGGACCTGACGATCGAGCGGTTGGCGCGACACGCGCAGATGAGCCCGCGGACGTTCATCCGGCGGTTCCGCGAGGAGACCGGACAGGCGCCGGGCGCCTGGGTGCGCAACCGCCGCCTCGACCACGCTCGCGAGCTGCTCGAGTCGCACCAGCTGCCGGTCGACGAGGTGGCCCGCCGGTCCGGCCTGGGCACCGGCGCCAACCTGCGGCACCATCTGCGCCGCGGCGTCGGGATGTCCCCGTCGAGTTACCGCAAGGTGTACCAAGGCATCTGA